The following proteins come from a genomic window of Propionispora vibrioides:
- a CDS encoding metalloprotease family protein, with translation MFIPGFLISIVTFPGVIVHEIAHQFFCRVFRVAVVDVCYFRVGNPAGYVIHETPKNLWHQLFIAIGPFIINTVLGAIIAFPAAMKYHFSSMGILDGLLMWVGISIAMHSFPSSGDAKSIWNATKQAPFLVKTVSFPLVGLIYLGAMGSFFWLDLAYGVVVSNFIPDLLVKALL, from the coding sequence ATGTTTATTCCAGGATTTCTTATTAGTATTGTTACGTTCCCAGGAGTTATTGTACATGAGATTGCCCATCAGTTTTTTTGTCGCGTATTCAGAGTTGCGGTTGTTGATGTCTGTTATTTTAGGGTTGGAAACCCGGCCGGTTATGTAATTCATGAAACGCCTAAAAATTTATGGCATCAATTGTTCATTGCTATTGGTCCCTTTATTATAAATACAGTGCTAGGAGCGATTATTGCTTTTCCGGCCGCTATGAAATACCACTTTTCTTCTATGGGAATTTTGGATGGGCTATTAATGTGGGTGGGAATTTCTATTGCTATGCATTCTTTTCCGAGTAGCGGAGATGCCAAGAGTATATGGAATGCAACGAAACAAGCCCCTTTTTTGGTCAAAACGGTGAGTTTTCCTCTGGTAGGCTTAATTTATCTTGGAGCTATGGGGTCATTTTTCTGGCTTGACCTGGCATATGGAGTTGTCGTAAGCAATTTCATACCCGATCTTTTAGTAAAAGCTTTATTATAG
- a CDS encoding tetratricopeptide repeat protein — MSDSSISQERLALIAEAALRQLESGRDLDSVVMKLEAKGLSPGEAQDLGEKVYKEYIEKQEAALNNQNCSSCKQNTPEEGYAASLCPGCRSKLVARPFPMWIKLATGVVSVILLFACFGIQEAFTSRLAFERGLKYEASGNYATAISQYQKALQYYPDSTKILVRQTVAYFKNNDVMAAAATVKKIQGRKVDKETANEINGIIDKMTKLKDSK, encoded by the coding sequence ATGAGTGATTCTTCAATTTCCCAGGAACGGTTAGCGTTAATAGCTGAAGCAGCATTGAGACAATTGGAAAGTGGTAGGGATTTAGACAGTGTAGTAATGAAACTGGAGGCAAAAGGACTATCGCCTGGAGAAGCTCAGGATTTAGGGGAAAAGGTATATAAGGAATATATTGAAAAGCAGGAGGCAGCACTAAATAATCAAAATTGTTCAAGTTGTAAGCAAAATACGCCTGAAGAAGGATATGCTGCATCTTTATGCCCCGGTTGTCGCAGTAAATTAGTTGCGCGACCATTCCCAATGTGGATTAAGCTGGCCACTGGGGTCGTGTCCGTCATTTTACTATTTGCTTGCTTTGGAATTCAGGAAGCGTTTACCTCGAGGCTTGCTTTTGAAAGAGGGTTAAAATATGAAGCCAGTGGGAATTATGCTACCGCAATTAGTCAATATCAAAAGGCACTACAGTACTATCCTGATTCTACCAAAATATTGGTTCGGCAAACAGTGGCCTATTTTAAGAATAATGATGTTATGGCTGCTGCGGCAACCGTGAAAAAAATACAAGGGCGTAAGGTGGATAAAGAAACTGCCAACGAGATTAATGGAATTATAGATAAAATGACGAAACTCAAAGATAGTAAATAG
- a CDS encoding PDZ domain-containing protein, with protein sequence MKCRALCLITVFLLMIFSVCSAATDINPRSGDSKLVSAVAQQGEAKINFVRSFKGHMYIELQHVTRGAEDYAVLHIQGWDGTKDFDNVEIKTAVGQEISLQAADVKPAVYLPSDYIDKWYNINLKDWERISADKKVVCVMHRKDGKSYEVKIDDLLSYVNSVSESAKDLPVSYGPQYSVFFPGKAYKEVRDTFAYHINERGKNNKAVAINGFWRYAVDENSRAIGFSYDYSPQHINYVKFIEMPEGTWLNLDHWTGPPLYDSYYEWKDRTAIDDATRKIYQTYVALEPWGDYGISLQGSPLKTPLIVDRVNLKLHPELDGLKPGDQIIAVNGKDTKDFLRYEMDYLMWYSKDHPDLRLTVQNKTQGTFEITAKAHISNPLVDNVDYEAINKKEDYLWYKKRTPLAYTPNFYAPYEIFDPYGPQNVPLVSPRTMFLIE encoded by the coding sequence ATGAAGTGTAGAGCTTTATGTTTGATAACAGTATTCTTGCTGATGATATTTAGTGTTTGCAGTGCGGCGACGGATATTAATCCACGTAGCGGAGATTCAAAATTGGTATCTGCAGTTGCGCAACAAGGAGAGGCTAAGATTAATTTTGTTCGTTCCTTCAAAGGTCACATGTATATTGAATTACAGCATGTTACGCGAGGGGCAGAAGATTATGCAGTGCTTCATATTCAGGGATGGGATGGAACAAAAGATTTCGACAACGTAGAAATTAAAACAGCGGTCGGACAGGAAATTTCTCTACAAGCAGCCGATGTAAAGCCAGCGGTATATCTGCCTTCTGATTACATAGATAAATGGTATAATATTAATCTTAAAGATTGGGAAAGGATTTCGGCAGATAAAAAGGTTGTTTGCGTAATGCACAGAAAAGATGGGAAAAGCTATGAAGTTAAGATAGATGATTTGCTTTCCTATGTAAATAGCGTTAGTGAATCTGCCAAGGATTTGCCGGTTTCCTATGGGCCTCAATACAGCGTTTTTTTCCCAGGAAAAGCATATAAAGAAGTCAGGGATACTTTTGCTTATCATATCAATGAAAGAGGCAAGAATAATAAGGCAGTAGCTATTAATGGATTTTGGCGCTATGCAGTAGATGAAAATTCACGGGCTATTGGTTTTAGCTATGACTATTCGCCACAGCATATAAATTATGTAAAATTTATCGAAATGCCGGAAGGAACCTGGTTAAACCTTGATCATTGGACAGGACCACCCCTTTATGATAGCTACTATGAGTGGAAGGATCGGACTGCTATTGATGATGCGACCCGAAAAATTTACCAGACATATGTAGCGCTTGAACCTTGGGGAGATTATGGAATTTCCCTACAAGGAAGTCCTTTAAAGACCCCTTTAATTGTGGATAGAGTAAATTTAAAGCTGCATCCGGAACTTGACGGGTTAAAACCAGGAGATCAAATTATTGCAGTAAATGGCAAAGATACGAAGGATTTTTTGCGTTATGAAATGGATTATCTCATGTGGTATAGTAAGGACCATCCGGATTTAAGGCTTACAGTCCAGAATAAAACGCAAGGTACTTTTGAAATTACTGCCAAAGCACACATTAGTAATCCGCTTGTAGATAATGTAGATTATGAGGCAATTAATAAAAAGGAAGATTATCTTTGGTATAAAAAGAGAACCCCATTAGCCTATACACCAAATTTTTATGCGCCGTATGAGATTTTTGATCCATATGGGCCGCAAAATGTACCTTTGGTGTCTCCAAGAACAATGTTTTTGATAGAGTAA